One genomic region from Clarias gariepinus isolate MV-2021 ecotype Netherlands chromosome 20, CGAR_prim_01v2, whole genome shotgun sequence encodes:
- the LOC128508322 gene encoding C-type lectin domain family 4 member E-like isoform X3: MNENVYANSGISTDNRSAASKDSYEDIYVNESVPETQTTRFQKETTTSGGDTAWIRCYRLTVVCLVLLCVLLLIPVTVLWIKYNNLNMENSRLQTHNKNLTIMGQDLQLQRDQFKQENSELHSMILQLDMYSKKGWRFFNSRIYISTENKTSWFESSKDCKRRGADLVIINSTEEQEFISKHFGSIEAWIGLTDKDTEGTFKWVDNSALTTPFWWNGEPNNFGAGEDCTITGYKKAGSNLFTWADYPCSFPVVGICEMKVFN, translated from the exons atgaatgaaaatgtttatGCAAACTCAGGAATTTCAACAGACAACAGATCAGCTGCTTCGAAGGACTCATATGAAGACATTTATGTGAATGAGAGCGTTCCTGAGACTCAGACGACCAGGTTCCAAAAGGAAACCACAACTTCtg GAGGAGACACTGCATGGATCAGGTGTTACAGACTGACTGTTGTGTGTctggtgctgctgtgtgttctcctgctgaTTCCCGTCACAGTGCTGTGGATCAAATACAACAACCTGAATATGGAGAACAGTCGACTACAGACCCATAACAAGAACCTGACCATAATGGGACAGGATTTACAGCTACAGAGAGACCAGTTCAAGCAGGAGAACTCTGAACTGCACAGTATGATTTTACAACTTG ATATGTACTCTAAAAAAGGATGGAGATTTTTCAACTCGAGGATTTACATTTCCACTGAAAACAAAACCAGCTGGTTTGAGAGCAGTAAGGACTGCAAAAGGAGaggagcagacctggtgatcataaacagcaCAGAAGAACAg GAGTTCATCAGtaaacattttggcagtattgaaGCTTGGATTGGTCTGACTGACAAGGACACAGAAGGCACCTTTAAATGGGTGGATAATTCAGCACTGACCACTCC GTTCTGGTGGAATGGAGAACCTAATAATTTTGGAGCTGGTGAGGACTGTACTATAACAGGCTATAAAAAAGCTGGATCTAACCTCTTTACCTGGGCTGATTATCCTTGTAGCTTTCCTGTAGTCGGCATTTGTGAAATGAAAGTATTTAACTAA
- the LOC128508322 gene encoding C-type lectin domain family 4 member E-like isoform X1: protein MSDIMSDYVNYTEKSKGHTELVVEIYDSIDDITEHAVKEETEATDIKKCLQTEHTGGDTAWIRCYRLTVVCLVLLCVLLLIPVTVLWIKYNNLNMENSRLQTHNKNLTIMGQDLQLQRDQFKQENSELHSMILQLDMYSKKGWRFFNSRIYISTENKTSWFESSKDCKRRGADLVIINSTEEQEFISKHFGSIEAWIGLTDKDTEGTFKWVDNSALTTPFWWNGEPNNFGAGEDCTITGYKKAGSNLFTWADYPCSFPVVGICEMKVFN, encoded by the exons ATGTCTGATATCATGTCTGATTATGTGAACTACACTGAAAAGAGCAAAGGACACACTGAGCTGGTGGTGGAAATCTATGACAGCATAGATGATATTACAGAACATGCAGTTAAAGAAGAGACAGAAGCCACTGACATAAAGAAATGCCTACAGACTGAACACACAG GAGGAGACACTGCATGGATCAGGTGTTACAGACTGACTGTTGTGTGTctggtgctgctgtgtgttctcctgctgaTTCCCGTCACAGTGCTGTGGATCAAATACAACAACCTGAATATGGAGAACAGTCGACTACAGACCCATAACAAGAACCTGACCATAATGGGACAGGATTTACAGCTACAGAGAGACCAGTTCAAGCAGGAGAACTCTGAACTGCACAGTATGATTTTACAACTTG ATATGTACTCTAAAAAAGGATGGAGATTTTTCAACTCGAGGATTTACATTTCCACTGAAAACAAAACCAGCTGGTTTGAGAGCAGTAAGGACTGCAAAAGGAGaggagcagacctggtgatcataaacagcaCAGAAGAACAg GAGTTCATCAGtaaacattttggcagtattgaaGCTTGGATTGGTCTGACTGACAAGGACACAGAAGGCACCTTTAAATGGGTGGATAATTCAGCACTGACCACTCC GTTCTGGTGGAATGGAGAACCTAATAATTTTGGAGCTGGTGAGGACTGTACTATAACAGGCTATAAAAAAGCTGGATCTAACCTCTTTACCTGGGCTGATTATCCTTGTAGCTTTCCTGTAGTCGGCATTTGTGAAATGAAAGTATTTAACTAA
- the LOC128508322 gene encoding C-type lectin domain family 4 member E-like isoform X2, translating into MSDIMSDYVNYTEKSKGHTELVVEIYDSIDDITEHAVKEETEATDIKKCLQTEHTGGDTAWIRCYRLTVVCLVLLCVLLLIPVTVLWIKYNNLNMENSRLQTHNKNLTIMGQDLQLQRDQFKQENSELHSMILQLGWRFFNSRIYISTENKTSWFESSKDCKRRGADLVIINSTEEQEFISKHFGSIEAWIGLTDKDTEGTFKWVDNSALTTPFWWNGEPNNFGAGEDCTITGYKKAGSNLFTWADYPCSFPVVGICEMKVFN; encoded by the exons ATGTCTGATATCATGTCTGATTATGTGAACTACACTGAAAAGAGCAAAGGACACACTGAGCTGGTGGTGGAAATCTATGACAGCATAGATGATATTACAGAACATGCAGTTAAAGAAGAGACAGAAGCCACTGACATAAAGAAATGCCTACAGACTGAACACACAG GAGGAGACACTGCATGGATCAGGTGTTACAGACTGACTGTTGTGTGTctggtgctgctgtgtgttctcctgctgaTTCCCGTCACAGTGCTGTGGATCAAATACAACAACCTGAATATGGAGAACAGTCGACTACAGACCCATAACAAGAACCTGACCATAATGGGACAGGATTTACAGCTACAGAGAGACCAGTTCAAGCAGGAGAACTCTGAACTGCACAGTATGATTTTACAACTTG GATGGAGATTTTTCAACTCGAGGATTTACATTTCCACTGAAAACAAAACCAGCTGGTTTGAGAGCAGTAAGGACTGCAAAAGGAGaggagcagacctggtgatcataaacagcaCAGAAGAACAg GAGTTCATCAGtaaacattttggcagtattgaaGCTTGGATTGGTCTGACTGACAAGGACACAGAAGGCACCTTTAAATGGGTGGATAATTCAGCACTGACCACTCC GTTCTGGTGGAATGGAGAACCTAATAATTTTGGAGCTGGTGAGGACTGTACTATAACAGGCTATAAAAAAGCTGGATCTAACCTCTTTACCTGGGCTGATTATCCTTGTAGCTTTCCTGTAGTCGGCATTTGTGAAATGAAAGTATTTAACTAA